The nucleotide sequence ATAAAGTGATATTTCATAAAATACCCATTCCCAATTTGAAATGGCAAAACCATGGACATTTGTGTACAATTTACCTAGCAAAACAGTCACGCATTCATCAtacgaaattaaaaataaatattaaaggttaattaaacttttttttctcGCATAAGACTTATCATGAGACTTTTAGACAATAGTATCGCATAATTTTCACAGCACTTGTTAGGATGTTGGAGAAAACTAAGAAGTGGACAAAAATAGGATCTAAACAAAAGAATTGTTCTTAGCGTTTTGAGTACCAGGCACGAATTCAAACACGATTCTTCATGTTTAGCCATGAAAAACTTGACTTCCTTCAACTTTTCCTCCCAGATCACCCATAATCCGAAAATTAAATGCCTTAAGTCTTTATTTTGATACTTCGAAACTGAAATATAGGAGTTTTTTTGTGTACAAGTGTTCCTCTCAATAAATAACTCCGTCAAGATTTCAATGAAAAATATTAGTAAAGAGAGAGTAGAGAGTGGCGAAGAGAGATTTCACATGGAATAGTTTTGGCCGGACTATATATACAGCATTCATGCACGCAATCATACACATGCAAACTTTTTTTAttaggagttttaacgaaaagcgcacggtactatttactttaagtaaaaaccatatttttacactaaaaagtcaatccttgtACTATTTTTTGTTGGCTTACTTACATTCGGGCTtcaattgtgacatcccacatcgcctaggggagtgatttttatatgtatattctcatctctacctagcacgaggccttttgggagctcactggtttcaggTTTaataggaactccaaagttaagtgagaatggggcgagagcactcccaggatgggtgacccattaggaagttctcatgagagttcccagaaacaaaaccgtgagggtgtggttggggcccaaagggacaatatcgtgctacggtggtggagcgggtctgggaagtgatccccctgggccaagatgtgacaatttggtattagagcctaacacTGGGCGcgtgtgtgtcgacgaggacgtcagccCCTaatgggggtggattgtgacatcccacatcgcccaggggagtgatccttatatgtatattctcatatctacctagtacgaggccttttgggagctcactggcttcgggttccgtaggaactccaaagttaagctaGAAGGgggcgagagcactcccaggatgggtgacccattggaagttatcgtgtgagtttccagaaacaaaaccgtgagggcgtggtcggggcccaaagaggacaatatcatgctacggtgtgACATCAATAGCAGCCAAGTTTGTTGAACGAAGATATCTCAAGCTAAATTTTGACATGAATAGCATTTTTCTACCCAATAGCAGAGCTAGGAATTTTTTACCGGGTGGgctagtttaaaattttaaatctttttaaataaagaaaCTTGATACCCTATTTCTCATAGTATCAGCCAGcttaaaaaaattcacaagGTGAGCCAAAAACGTGTTAAAATTAAACAGATTCAAATTTGTATATGTACAAGAAGCaatgagaaaaataatgtaAGAAAAAAAGATGATTTGCAAactgtattatataattttatatagttAAACCTAGAGAATTCGAATGAGAGACTAAATATTTGATGGGCTACATTcgaaaatcaatcaaaattacatacaaaattttatttttcaccacAAGCTACCTGGGCTATAGCCCAGGGcatgtgacagcccgtctcgaattatttgtaccgtagatgtgaaatgacgatttttcCCTTCGTGGTTAATTGCTATTTTGGGGTGTTGTTTACTTGTTCTTTTTGGTTGTGAACTCATCTAGgaccacacacccacacacacacacacccgttACAACTTCCATCCAACCATTTCTGGCACGGAATGTGTttattgttggtgtttttggactccTTTTGAGCTCAGGAGTCGATTGGTGGTGTTGGTAGAACTTGAATCGAGAACCTGAGAACCCAGTTTTCATGCACTGTTCGTGCACTCATGATCACAGAGGTTTCATCGAGTTTTGAGATTATAAGGAGCTTTAGAACCTTCTCACAAAACTTGGGGTgcaattttgaagtgttttgaacGTCGAGAAGCTCGAGTTCATCGAGTTGCAAGTTTGGCCGGATTATCGAGCTTCCTCCGGGGAGATTCTGTTGGATTTAAGTCCCAAAAATGAAACCGGCGAAAGTTCGAGTTGTAGACGGCGGCGGACGGTGGAGACCGGCGAGGCTCACCTGAGAAGAAGGcgaatattctgtcaaagttaatggaatattctAACAACGTCAAGTGAGGACTATACAGAGGACGAGTGCAGCCACGCGAAGCTCGGGGCTTACGACAAGTCTACGTATCAAtgagtgggtttttgttttcaacatatatgtgtgtatatatatattatgattggTATCTTTCCAGAAATTACGTTTTATtggttttataattaaaatgtcATGTCGAATATCGCCgatattattattgtgattgtgttggtTATGCTTTGATGCCGCAgacgctcaggtaagtcagGTGAGTATGTTGTTAGTGATTGATGTGgtgttgatgagattgagttaTAACTTATATTCCTGCACCTCGGTGATTGTGCTCCGCCAGAGTAGGACCTagctttcacgtgatcgttcacctcctgcaccgtatgctcaccttggatccaaggcacaCCAGCCTgttgtacataccactttaCGTGGTTctaactcgtaggtgacttgcgatacatcgcatagccttcacatgatcgtagcactgaACGTATTTATATACACcaacctgtcgtacagaccactataggtggtttcgactcgtatgCAGGATAGTGGTTGAGGAGCTATAGTTTCAGCCGTGcaggtcactttaggtgactccagctgacgTACTGATATTATCGACATATTATGAATTATGTTATCTCACCTGCTTGATGTTTATATTATTTGTTTGGATATTCTGACACAACATAttctggcatggcatatttgagctttatcatttttagcatgatttgatatatgagtacgtataatattttctgggaagtatacgggttttacagagatgggttattacttgatattgaaatggtttagaaaactttgtttttgcccactcatgttttctgttttacgccccttcaggttttaggTAGCGAGGACGTGGGTGACGAAATAGGCATCAAGGCATTTCTGACAGAGCACCCTCAATGTAGGATTTTCTAGTTATCACTTgtgtagtgtttgtttattcTGGACTGCACCTAGGATACTTGAACTTCTGCTTTGCATTTTTCCTTCTGTGTTTATCACTAGCACTCACtgatctttttattgtaaattatcttgttgactttatttttctcatattttcactcttttactTCCGCATTGAGCACTTGGTTttgtcaccctcacgtgacggccaacatatttcaaaatttttgatCAGGGGCGTGTCAGAttagtatcagagcctaggtttggcagtcctgcattattgtgagtattctaattatttttggtgttttctgtcagaactatgtcGCATCGTCGAGAACCACGTTGCTcagctgagcctagtttccccgatatagctcagttgggggaagatATAGCTCATGCGATTCAGTTTACACTCCGCCCTCCTCAGAGGACTCTTCTAAAGACCATGTATAATCTAAAGCTGGATAAGTTTGAGGGTCATGAAGGATATGAGAGAGTTGAGCGGTGGCTTGAGCATATTGAAAAGACTTTTCTAGTGTTGCAAAGTCAAGGGAATCTTTCTTTTGAAAGGTGGGTAGAGACGACTTCATGGTTCTTAAGTAAAGAATCGGCATCCTGGTGGGGACAGGAGGTTCGTCATTTGACCCCAGAGGAAGCTGCGGATTGGGAAGTGTTTAAATGGTTGTTTCGGAAAAGGTTTGTTCCTCCTGAGTATATTGATTGCAAGAAGCAAGAATTTACTGATTTGAAGCAGGGGAAGTTGACGGTGAATGAGTACTACAGAAGATTCACTGATTTGTCCTGTTATCAACCGAAAGTTGCTGTTAATCCGGTTGAAATGCTTCGTCATTTCAGattgggtactaagaagaagtggtgTTCTATGACGACCACTACTCTTTACGATACTTATAAGGAGTTCTACGAGattttgttgaggattgaggattctgaGAATATGCCTAGtgaaagtgaagaagaagagaatgatGGTAATCAAAAGAAAGATGATAGAGGTAAAGATCAAGCATTTCAAGGACCTCGGAAGACTCAGAGTTTTAAAAGAAGCGAGGCTAGCTCTAGTTCGTCCAGTGGAGACATGAGTTTTACGGGCCAACGTAGAGGTGGTAGGTTCACCGGAGGCCCACGTTTTCAAAGGCAGCAAGATGCTGGCGGTTCTGGTGGTTCAGGAGCTCCGTTTTGTCAGAAATGTAACAGCCAGCACTTTGGTAAGTGTAAGCAGTCGAGGATGTTTTACTTGTGGATAGGTTGGACATCGGGCAGCAAATTGTCCACAGGGTCAGCAGAGGCCCCAAATGCCTTTTTTACCACCACCAATTCCTAGTCAGCATGCTCCAACGCCAAGCGGTTATGGTTAGATAGGTCGTGGGGGTACTTACCATTACCAATGAGATGTTGCTACTTATTCAGCAGTGACGTACTCGTATCCTTAGGATCCGTATTATCCGAGCGGCTACCAGAGCGGATATTAGTAGTACCCTGGATGGTATGCCTCATATCCTCCTTATCCAGCCAGCGGATTGTAGTGGTATTCGGAGTACAGCCTCAGCAAAGGGAGGTTGCTTCTAGTAGCACAGGGTCTTCAAGACAGACTAGTCAGGGTCGTAGTACACCTGGACGTAGTGGTCAGTCGAGTAGAGGTCGAGGTGGTTGGCAGCAGCCTCAAGGCCGTATTCATAACCTCACAGTGCAAGATGCCCAGAAGAACCCAGATTTGATCATgagtacgttaaatatccttggtcaTTTTGCTAGAATGTTGATTGATTGTGGTGTTATCCATTcagttatttctcatacatttgctcaattGGCACAACCTAATCCCACACCTCTCGAGTTAGAGTTAGAGTTTTcgatgcctagaggagagacgTGTCAGATGGGCTGGATGTACCCAGGGTGCCCAGTGTTTGTGGAGGATAAGGTTATGCCAGCAAACCTCATTTCGTTGGATATTGTTGAGTTCGATGTCATTTTGGGTACTAATTGGCTACACTTTAATCgagccaatattgattgttacgagAAGAAAGTTACATTTCATCGCCCGGGGCTACTTATGGTTATGTTTGTTAG is from Pyrus communis chromosome 10, drPyrComm1.1, whole genome shotgun sequence and encodes:
- the LOC137748027 gene encoding uncharacterized protein, with translation MSHRREPRCSAEPSFPDIAQLGEDIAHAIQFTLRPPQRTLLKTMYNLKLDKFEGHEGYERVERWLEHIEKTFLVLQSQGNLSFERWVETTSWFLSKESASWWGQEVRHLTPEEAADWEVFKWLFRKRFVPPEYIDCKKQEFTDLKQGKLTVNEYYRRFTDLSCYQPKVAVNPVEMLRHFRLGTKKKWCSMTTTTLYDTYKEFYEILLRIEDSENMPSESEEEENDGNQKKDDRGKDQAFQGPRKTQSFKRSEASSSSSSGDMSFTGQRRGGRFTGGPRFQRQQDAGGSGGSGAPFCQKCNSQHFGSVLSERLPERILVVPWMVCLISSLSSQRIVVVFGVQPQQREVASSSTGSSRQTSQGRSTPGRSGQSSRGRGGWQQPQGRIHNLTVQDAQKNPDLIMSTLNILGHFARMLIDCGVIHSVISHTFAQLAQPNPTPLELELEFSMPRGETCQMGWMYPGCPVFVEDKVMPANLISLDIVEFDVILGTNWLHFNRANIDCYEKKVTFHRPGLLMVMFVRECSGLRHDIISAVRAKKLPQKGCQGYLAHVVLNDNASSRVENIRVVKHFPDVFPDDLSGLPTDRDVEFAIDLLPGIDPIPLTPYRMALAELRELKIQLQELLNKGFTQPSTLPCGAPVLFVRKKDGTLRLCIDYRQLNRVTIKNRYSLPHIDDLFDYLHGACVFSQIDSRSGYYQLKIKSEHVPKMAFRTRYGHYEFLMMSFGLTNAHAAFMDLMNWVFKQYLDRFVIVFIDNILIYSKSKADHVRHLTLVLKKLREHWLYAKFSKCQFWLDQVAFLGHVISAQGIQVDSRKIVAVENWEQPQTVSEVRSFIGLAGYYRRFVQDFSVIGLPLTRLTRKNVRFEGDDSCK